From Acipenser ruthenus chromosome 23, fAciRut3.2 maternal haplotype, whole genome shotgun sequence, the proteins below share one genomic window:
- the LOC117413060 gene encoding copper transport protein ATOX1-like has product MTKHEFSVDMTCEGCSGAVTRVLNKLGGVQFDIDLPNKKVFIESEHSVDLLLETLKKTGKNATYVGAK; this is encoded by the exons atgacc aAACACGAGTTCTCTGTTGATATGACCTGTGAAGGCTGCTCCGGTGCTGTAACCCGCGTCCTTAATAAGCTCGGGG GTGTCCAGTTTGACATTGACCTGCCCAACAAGAAGGTTTTTATTGAGTCGGAGCACAGCGTGGACCTGCTTCTGGAAACACTGAAGAAGACTGGGAAAAATGCCACGTATGTCGGTGCTAAGTAG